The genomic interval TTCATATATCCTATGCAGTTATTCGTAGCTCTCTTGCATGgtttttttatgcataattgAGTTGATCCAAACTGGAAAGCCTAGAGAGAAACTGTAAGATGCTGTGACAGTGTTATTGATTTGGAGCTGTAAATCTGTAACTACACCACCACAGTTTCACCATTTCATTATGGTGAGCTGTTCCTACTTTAATTTTCTCTTTGCCTTTTGTTCAGTTATGTTTATGTGTTTCCTTTTATGGTTGGGAAATTTCATGCTGCGTTGTAATCTTTCAAGTTCCAAATGGTTTGTTTCAGGTAAGGAACATGTTGGACAACATGTTAGAGAAAAACCTTGAAATAGTGAAAACTACCTGTTCGAACTTGGCCGATCCTATGGAAACAGATGGAGggataaaattatttaaaaaggCTCCACCTGGCATCAGAATGGATGCCATGGGTAAGTGTCGAACAAGTATTATTTTCAACAATATTATTGGGTAAGATCTCTTGTGTTAGCAAAACATACTCAACTGTATATTTCCAGATAAATACCATGTGCAACTGAAGAGACCAAGAATTCTGCCTGGAACAGATATCGATGAGAAATCCAAGAAGGTTGGATAGCCattatcataatataattataaccATGCTTGAAGTTTTTTTGTTTAACTTATAATACTATTGTTCCGTTGACCATGATTTCAGTTCAGGCATATGCTTAAGTCTGTTGCTGTTGATGGCAATGATATACTTGTTTCCGCAAAGAAATCATCAGAAAGATCATTGGCTAGATTGGAAGCAAGAGAAGCTGCAGCGAAGGCAGCAGCCAAGAGGGAAGAAGAAAGGGTGCGGGAACTGAAGAAGACTAGGGGAGAGAAATGGCTTCCTTCAATTGCTAGACAAATGAAGGTAAGACCAAACATAAAATGCATACTGTAATATGTTCTTCCAGAGAAAGGCCCGGGGGTCTTCCAGCTAGCCGGCCCGGGTTCGATCCTCGCTCTTCTTGATAAATTCCAATATGAGAGTCCCTCATTTTTTATCTAGCGTAACATGTTCTTCCATTGATAGTTTGGTGGGATTAGGATGGGAATCAATTGATATTTGAGCGGCTCTTCTACACAGACTATGCAATCACACATTGAATTGctcctctttcttttccctGCGCAGGAAGAAAAAGCTTGGGAGCAACGGAAGTGATGATGCCACCATCATATCAATAGGGGTACCTGTGCTAATCTCTGATGCCATCATCGGCACTTCGGCAGTGACCTTCTTCACTTTCTGTCTATGACAAGGGACAGTAGATAGATCATAGATTAATGGATGATTTTGCGGTAGCTGATAATTCAGTTCTGGATGTCAGCATTGCTCTGATCCCTATATGGGCCTTCTTTGTAGACAATTTTGTATTGTAACATTCCAGGATCTTGTGTGATGAAAGTAGCGTATGTATGCATTATTTGGATATGAATCTAAAAAGCTCAAACAACTATAGTTTTGTCTGAAGTTTAGAACCGGAAGAAAGTGGCGAGTTGTCACCAGCAGTAGCTTCAACGAGGCTGGCCAATTCAGCCCATGGGCTGCAGCTTGTAGCCTCTTTACGGCCCAACCGGAGCCCTCCCTTGCCCCAGGATTTCTCCGCTTCCCTCGTCCCCCACCTTGCCGCGCCgtcacaccgccgccgcctcctcgccatgGACaccccgccgtccgccgccgccgccaccgccaccgccaccgccgttgcgTCAGACTCTGATTGCGACTccgcgctcgtcgccg from Oryza glaberrima chromosome 3, OglaRS2, whole genome shotgun sequence carries:
- the LOC127768535 gene encoding uncharacterized protein LOC127768535, translated to MGGGGGGRPTASGASSSSSSDDDGDAAWKAAIESIAAVGFGLPLSNGAAKATSGGGGEASHGVEQQPPQEGKAQAPGLKLYQIKVRNMLDNMLEKNLEIVKTTCSNLADPMETDGGIKLFKKAPPGIRMDAMDKYHVQLKRPRILPGTDIDEKSKKFRHMLKSVAVDGNDILVSAKKSSERSLARLEAREAAAKAAAKREEERVRELKKTRGEKWLPSIARQMKEEKAWEQRK